A window of Rubricoccus marinus contains these coding sequences:
- a CDS encoding glycoside hydrolase family 2 TIM barrel-domain containing protein, whose amino-acid sequence AGANSIRTWGAGEAIGVLDEAHEKGLSVVFGLWTGQERQGFDYNDSKAVQAQLAQFREVVREYKDHPAILMWGLGNENDLFYTDFKVWDAINDIAEMIHEEDPNHPVMHVTAGLDVAEVQLIMDRAPAIDVYGINTYGELVGGTSELRSYGYEGPSVGTTLRRAGWDGPYVIAEWGPDGHWEVPKTAWGTPIEQTSHEKAQMYRIRYERGIAADKARGIGSYAFLWGDKQETTPTWYGIFTPGGFETEVLDELQYLWTGAYPDNRAPAITAYTANGQDRYASVYADARSRVTFEATVTDPDGDNLRYEWELLPESTDIRAGGDAEARPDAVRIDAVRRDGGTLEMRAPTTDGPYRMFVYAYDGNGNVATANFPFYVGQPAN is encoded by the coding sequence CGCTGGCGCCAACTCGATCCGCACGTGGGGCGCGGGCGAAGCCATCGGCGTGCTGGACGAGGCGCACGAAAAGGGCCTCTCGGTCGTCTTCGGCCTGTGGACCGGGCAGGAGCGGCAGGGCTTCGATTACAACGACAGCAAGGCCGTGCAGGCGCAGCTCGCGCAGTTTCGCGAGGTCGTGCGCGAGTACAAGGACCACCCCGCGATCCTCATGTGGGGGCTGGGCAACGAGAACGACCTGTTCTACACCGACTTCAAGGTATGGGACGCGATCAACGACATCGCGGAGATGATCCACGAGGAGGACCCGAACCACCCCGTCATGCACGTCACGGCGGGACTGGACGTGGCCGAGGTGCAACTCATCATGGACCGCGCGCCTGCCATCGACGTGTACGGCATCAACACGTACGGCGAGCTCGTGGGCGGCACGAGCGAGCTCCGCTCCTACGGGTATGAAGGCCCAAGCGTAGGCACCACGCTCCGGCGCGCCGGCTGGGACGGCCCGTACGTGATCGCGGAGTGGGGCCCGGATGGGCACTGGGAAGTCCCCAAGACGGCGTGGGGCACACCCATCGAGCAGACGAGCCACGAAAAGGCGCAGATGTACCGCATCCGCTACGAGCGCGGCATCGCGGCCGACAAGGCGCGCGGCATCGGCTCCTACGCGTTCCTGTGGGGCGACAAGCAGGAGACCACGCCGACGTGGTACGGCATCTTCACGCCGGGCGGCTTCGAGACTGAGGTCTTGGACGAGCTCCAGTACCTCTGGACGGGCGCCTACCCCGACAACCGCGCGCCCGCCATCACGGCGTACACCGCCAATGGGCAGGACCGCTACGCCAGCGTCTACGCCGACGCCCGCTCCCGCGTGACCTTCGAGGCGACGGTTACGGACCCCGACGGCGACAACCTCCGCTACGAATGGGAGCTGCTGCCCGAGAGCACCGACATCCGGGCCGGCGGCGACGCCGAGGCCCGCCCCGACGCCGTCCGCATCGACGCCGTCCGCCGCGACGGTGGCACGCTCGAAATGCGCGCCCCGACGACCGACGGCCCGTACCGCATGTTCGTCTACGCCTACGACGGCAACGGAAACGTGGCCACGGCCAACTTCCCGTTCTACGTCGGCCAGCCCGCCAACTAA
- a CDS encoding glycoside hydrolase family 16 protein, which translates to MTSRIRPLLLAFGLLAIGAGVAVGCDNSVDQVVPDPMATPDGWALVWSDEFDGSEVDETKWSITSGDGCPELCGFGNNELQIYTRDNHTVADGLLTITARQEADGGYTSTKLDSKGKGDWTYGRFEIRAKLPQTQGIWPAIWMLFSEDTYGGWAASGEIDIMENIGSRPDEVFGTLHYGGPAPANVFSGDELQLRDGSTFADDFYVFAIEWEEGEIRWYVNNVLYQTQTSDDWYTTGSDDPAAPFNHDFFLLLNVAVGGNLPGPPDETTVFPQTMQVDYVRVYERSE; encoded by the coding sequence ATGACGTCCCGCATCCGCCCCCTTCTTCTCGCCTTCGGGCTCCTCGCCATCGGCGCGGGCGTCGCGGTGGGCTGTGACAACTCCGTCGACCAGGTCGTCCCTGATCCGATGGCTACCCCGGACGGGTGGGCTCTGGTCTGGTCCGATGAGTTCGACGGGAGCGAAGTCGACGAGACCAAGTGGAGCATCACGTCGGGCGACGGCTGCCCGGAGCTGTGCGGGTTCGGCAACAACGAGCTCCAGATCTACACCCGGGACAACCACACGGTCGCAGACGGGCTCCTCACGATCACGGCGCGACAGGAGGCCGACGGCGGGTACACCTCGACCAAGCTGGACTCCAAGGGCAAGGGCGACTGGACGTACGGCCGGTTCGAGATCCGCGCCAAGCTCCCTCAGACGCAGGGCATCTGGCCCGCCATCTGGATGCTCTTCTCCGAGGACACCTACGGCGGCTGGGCGGCCTCTGGCGAGATCGACATCATGGAGAACATCGGCAGCCGCCCGGACGAGGTGTTCGGCACGCTGCACTACGGCGGCCCGGCGCCGGCCAACGTGTTCTCGGGCGACGAGCTCCAACTACGGGACGGCAGCACGTTCGCGGACGACTTCTACGTGTTCGCCATCGAGTGGGAAGAAGGCGAGATCCGGTGGTACGTCAACAACGTGCTCTACCAGACCCAGACCTCGGACGACTGGTACACGACGGGCAGCGACGACCCGGCGGCGCCGTTCAACCACGACTTCTTCCTGCTGCTCAACGTCGCCGTCGGCGGCAACCTCCCCGGCCCGCCGGACGAGACGACGGTCTTCCCGCAGACGATGCAGGTGGACTACGTCCGCGTGTACGAGCGCTCCGAGTAG
- a CDS encoding metallophosphoesterase family protein, giving the protein MTTTFAVFSDVHANLPALEAVLRDIDARLGRGEVDAVYCLGDLVGYATWPNEVVTAVQERGIATIAGNYDEGVGLGSDDCGCAYLTDEDKARGAESIAYTNGAVTDATRRYLRSLPRHLRVTLAPPRERKAEPIEVLMVHGSPRRINEYLFEDRPDDLILKRMTEARADVMLVGHTHKPYHKALAVETETGETLYRHAVNIGSVGKPKDGDPRSCYVLLTVDSERPKTDPGYCSAEFIRVEYDVEETAQAIEASPLPNDFAQMLRDA; this is encoded by the coding sequence ATGACTACAACGTTTGCCGTCTTTTCCGATGTCCACGCCAACCTTCCCGCCCTCGAAGCGGTCCTGCGCGACATCGACGCGCGGCTTGGCCGCGGGGAGGTCGACGCCGTGTACTGCCTCGGGGACCTTGTTGGATACGCGACGTGGCCCAATGAAGTCGTGACCGCCGTTCAAGAGCGGGGTATTGCGACGATCGCTGGCAACTACGACGAGGGCGTTGGGCTGGGCTCCGACGACTGTGGGTGCGCCTACCTGACCGACGAGGACAAAGCTCGCGGAGCTGAGTCCATCGCATATACCAACGGGGCCGTTACCGACGCGACGCGGCGATATCTCCGGAGTCTCCCCCGGCATCTTCGCGTGACACTGGCGCCGCCGCGCGAGCGGAAAGCTGAACCCATCGAGGTGCTGATGGTCCATGGCAGTCCGCGTCGGATCAATGAGTACCTGTTCGAGGACCGGCCTGACGATTTGATCCTAAAGCGGATGACCGAGGCTAGAGCCGACGTGATGCTCGTAGGCCACACCCACAAGCCGTACCACAAGGCTCTCGCGGTCGAGACCGAGACGGGCGAAACGCTGTACCGACACGCCGTCAACATCGGCTCCGTTGGCAAGCCCAAGGACGGCGACCCGCGCTCGTGCTATGTACTGCTGACCGTCGATTCAGAGCGCCCGAAGACAGACCCTGGATACTGTTCTGCCGAGTTCATCCGCGTGGAGTACGACGTGGAGGAGACAGCGCAGGCTATCGAGGCCAGTCCGCTTCCGAACGACTTCGCCCAGATGCTCCGCGATGCCTAA